A genome region from Marinobacter panjinensis includes the following:
- the yjgA gene encoding ribosome biogenesis factor YjgA, whose translation MNDTQNDHPEYSGPSKSQLKRDMHQLQGLGKRMLDLSNDQLDTLPISGTLRAAIEESRRIRQNEARRRHLQYIGKIIRQEDDPEGLTRAIDAFDAGSEEHTRRHHLAERWRDRMIEEGDSAVGEFLNYCSTADIQHLRNLARNARRDMQNEKNTGQPRKLFRYLRECIDDVEAAGH comes from the coding sequence ATGAACGATACTCAAAACGACCACCCCGAATACTCCGGCCCCAGCAAATCCCAGCTCAAGCGGGACATGCATCAGTTGCAGGGCCTGGGCAAGCGCATGCTGGACCTGAGCAACGACCAGCTCGACACCCTGCCCATCAGCGGAACCCTGAGGGCGGCCATTGAGGAGTCCCGTCGCATTCGCCAGAATGAGGCCCGGCGGCGCCACCTGCAGTACATCGGCAAGATCATTCGCCAGGAAGACGATCCCGAAGGTCTGACCCGTGCCATTGATGCCTTCGATGCTGGCAGCGAGGAGCACACCCGTCGCCATCACCTGGCGGAACGCTGGCGCGACCGGATGATCGAAGAGGGTGACTCTGCCGTGGGGGAATTCCTGAATTACTGCTCAACTGCCGATATCCAGCACCTGCGCAACCTGGCCCGAAACGCCCGCCGGGACATGCAGAACGAGAAAAATACCGGCCAGCCCAGAAAACTGTTCCGCTACCTGAGGGAATGCATTGACGATGTTGAGGCGGCCGGTCACTAA
- the ptsN gene encoding PTS IIA-like nitrogen regulatory protein PtsN, whose translation MTDTSLTIENILAPELALCRMPASSKKRVMETIAEQIQQHDPSLSDTAIFNNLVARERLGSTGIGQGIAIPHCRLEGLDHVVGVLLTLEEGVAFDAIDNQPVDLVFALIVPKEATSEHLELLSQLAEKFNVRAFCDQLRQCTDADSLYRRMTAEGN comes from the coding sequence ATGACCGACACATCCCTGACTATCGAGAACATACTCGCGCCGGAGCTGGCCCTTTGCAGGATGCCCGCCTCCAGCAAGAAGCGGGTTATGGAAACCATTGCGGAGCAGATCCAGCAACATGATCCGTCGCTCAGTGATACCGCGATATTCAACAACCTCGTTGCCCGGGAGCGACTGGGGAGCACGGGTATTGGCCAGGGTATCGCCATTCCCCACTGTCGCCTGGAAGGGCTCGATCACGTTGTGGGGGTATTGCTGACCCTGGAAGAAGGCGTGGCCTTCGATGCCATCGACAACCAGCCGGTAGACCTGGTGTTTGCCCTGATTGTTCCCAAGGAAGCGACCAGTGAACACCTTGAACTGCTGAGCCAGCTGGCCGAAAAGTTCAATGTACGGGCATTCTGCGATCAACTCCGCCAATGTACCGATGCGGACTCTCTCTATCGCCGGATGACGGCCGAAGGAAACTGA
- a CDS encoding carbon-nitrogen hydrolase family protein, with protein sequence MSVQAQQAVNRQQNRVAALQMVSTHDIASNLREAGRLLAEAAASGASVAVLPENFAVLATRQMIGCGRREADPDNLIRHFLAEQSAELGIWIVGGSLPIASRPDGSTVRDRVRACCLVYNNQGEEVARYDKIHLFDAMVEDAQGQYRESDTFEPGEDVAVIDTPAGRLGLAICYDLRFPELFRRLREQGAEWVSLPSAFTWNTGDAHWHALLRARAIENQFWMVAAGQGGQNSERRHTYGHSMIVDPWGRVLSEIGEGPGVVTADLDPEMLREIRTRMPVWEHRKL encoded by the coding sequence ATGTCAGTGCAGGCACAGCAGGCGGTGAACAGACAACAAAACAGGGTAGCGGCGCTCCAGATGGTGAGCACCCACGATATTGCCTCTAATCTCAGGGAAGCGGGGCGCTTGCTGGCGGAGGCTGCAGCTTCCGGGGCCAGCGTGGCGGTACTGCCGGAAAACTTCGCCGTGCTGGCAACCCGGCAGATGATTGGTTGCGGCCGTCGCGAGGCAGATCCGGATAACCTGATACGGCATTTTCTGGCCGAGCAATCTGCCGAGCTTGGCATCTGGATTGTCGGTGGCTCACTGCCTATAGCTTCACGCCCGGATGGTTCCACAGTGAGGGATCGGGTCAGGGCCTGCTGCCTGGTCTACAACAATCAGGGCGAGGAAGTCGCCCGTTATGACAAGATCCACCTGTTCGATGCCATGGTGGAGGATGCCCAGGGTCAGTATCGGGAGTCGGATACCTTCGAGCCCGGCGAGGACGTGGCTGTGATCGACACCCCCGCCGGTCGGCTGGGACTGGCCATTTGCTACGATCTTCGCTTCCCGGAACTGTTCCGCAGGTTGCGGGAACAGGGCGCCGAATGGGTGTCACTGCCCAGCGCGTTTACCTGGAACACCGGCGATGCCCACTGGCACGCGCTGCTGCGGGCCAGGGCCATTGAGAACCAGTTCTGGATGGTGGCAGCGGGGCAGGGTGGCCAGAACAGCGAGCGGCGGCATACCTATGGCCACAGCATGATTGTTGACCCCTGGGGGCGAGTCTTGTCCGAGATCGGCGAGGGCCCCGGGGTAGTCACTGCCGACCTGGACCCGGAGATGCTCCGCGAGATACGTACCCGGATGCCGGTATGGGAGCACCGGAAGCTCTGA
- the mgtE gene encoding magnesium transporter — protein sequence MTDILEKSQARQRLRSLSEALDSGALKQVARILNGGLSPSDIAHLLESSPPRQRALLWNLVDKQLEGEVLQYLNDDIRGYFLSQLNAQELADIIEDFESDDLADLLQQLPDTVIQEVLDTMDEQDRQRVEEVLSYPEDTAGGLMNTDTITVRPDISIDVVLRYLRRHRNLPPMTDSLIVVSRRDEFIGMLPITKMLVSNPAATVREVMDTDIEPIPVTLSDTKVATLFERYDLISAPVVSEEGKLLGRITIDDVVDVIREDADHSLMSMAGLDEDEDTFAPIFKTTRRRAVWLGINLLTAFTASAVIGLFEATIEKVVALAVLMPIVASMGGIAGSQTLTLVIRGMAVGQISGANVGWLLNREFVAGALNGLLWAVVVATAATLWFKDMMIGAIIAAALIINLIAAALVGTVLPLFLKSRNIDPALAGSVILTTVTDVIGFMAFLGLATIFYG from the coding sequence ATGACCGATATTCTGGAGAAAAGCCAGGCTCGCCAACGCCTTCGCTCCCTGAGCGAAGCGCTGGACAGTGGCGCCCTGAAACAGGTTGCCCGCATTCTCAATGGCGGCCTGAGCCCCAGCGATATTGCCCACCTGCTGGAATCCTCGCCACCCCGTCAGCGGGCGTTGCTGTGGAACCTGGTGGACAAACAACTGGAAGGCGAAGTTCTCCAGTACCTCAATGATGATATCCGCGGCTACTTCCTGAGTCAGCTGAACGCTCAGGAACTCGCAGACATCATTGAAGATTTCGAGTCGGACGATCTTGCCGACTTGCTGCAACAGCTGCCCGACACGGTGATTCAGGAAGTCCTGGACACCATGGACGAACAGGACCGCCAGCGCGTTGAGGAGGTGCTCTCCTACCCGGAAGACACCGCCGGCGGCTTGATGAATACGGACACCATCACGGTGCGCCCGGATATCAGCATCGACGTGGTTCTGCGTTACCTGCGCCGTCACCGCAATCTGCCACCCATGACGGACAGCCTGATCGTGGTGAGCCGGCGGGACGAATTCATCGGCATGCTGCCGATCACCAAAATGCTGGTTTCCAACCCTGCTGCGACGGTGCGGGAAGTGATGGACACCGACATCGAGCCGATACCGGTCACCCTGTCCGACACCAAGGTAGCCACCCTGTTCGAGCGCTACGACCTGATCTCGGCACCGGTGGTCAGCGAGGAAGGCAAGCTGTTGGGCCGGATCACCATCGATGACGTGGTTGACGTCATCCGCGAGGATGCCGATCACTCCCTGATGAGCATGGCAGGCCTGGACGAGGATGAAGACACCTTTGCGCCGATTTTCAAGACCACCCGGCGCCGGGCCGTCTGGCTGGGCATCAACCTGCTTACGGCGTTTACCGCCTCCGCTGTCATCGGCCTGTTTGAAGCCACCATCGAGAAAGTCGTGGCGCTGGCTGTGCTGATGCCTATCGTGGCCTCCATGGGCGGTATCGCCGGCAGCCAGACCCTGACCCTGGTCATCCGCGGCATGGCCGTGGGGCAGATCAGTGGCGCCAACGTGGGCTGGCTGCTGAACCGCGAATTTGTCGCCGGCGCCCTGAACGGGTTGCTCTGGGCCGTTGTGGTAGCCACCGCCGCCACCCTCTGGTTCAAGGACATGATGATTGGCGCCATCATTGCTGCTGCGCTGATCATAAACCTGATTGCGGCAGCCCTCGTGGGCACCGTATTGCCCCTGTTCCTCAAATCCCGCAACATTGATCCCGCGCTGGCGGGAAGCGTTATACTGACGACGGTGACAGATGTGATCGGGTTTATGGCGTTTCTTGGCCTGGCCACCATATTTTATGGATGA
- a CDS encoding HPr family phosphocarrier protein: MIRRPITIINKLGLHARAAAKLVATASDFESSVQISRNDRKVDAKSIMPVMMLAASQGTEVELIADGPDESEAIEALSALIDDYFGEGE, translated from the coding sequence ATGATTCGCCGCCCCATCACCATCATCAACAAACTCGGCCTTCATGCCCGCGCTGCCGCCAAACTGGTTGCAACCGCGTCGGATTTCGAGAGCAGCGTTCAGATCAGCCGGAACGACCGCAAAGTGGACGCCAAGAGCATCATGCCGGTGATGATGCTGGCCGCCAGCCAGGGCACGGAAGTAGAACTGATTGCAGACGGGCCGGACGAGTCCGAGGCCATTGAGGCGCTGTCAGCACTTATTGATGATTATTTCGGCGAGGGCGAATAG
- the rapZ gene encoding RNase adapter RapZ — MKLIIVSGRSGSGKSTALHVLEDLGFYCIDNLPIGLLFPLTREATTQSSPGRLGKMAVSIDARNLSGELSNFEDIYRSLQDTGVTIEVIYLDADEQSLLQRFHATRRKHPLSDDRTSLREAIGNEKKLLEPLSKLADLYIDTTGLSMYELRDMVKQRVAGRREQELALLFQSFGFKHGVPLDSDYVFDVRCLPNPYWDTSLRKFVGTDQPVIDFLEKEPLSRKMVDDLTSFLETWLPSFADSNRSYMTISIGCTGGQHRSVYVCEQLGRHFSGKYSNVQVRHTELPHLQSRES; from the coding sequence ATGAAACTGATCATCGTCAGCGGCCGGTCAGGCTCCGGTAAAAGTACCGCCCTGCACGTGCTGGAGGACCTGGGTTTCTATTGCATCGACAACCTGCCCATCGGGTTGCTCTTCCCCCTGACGCGGGAAGCCACCACCCAGAGCTCACCGGGCCGGCTGGGCAAGATGGCGGTGAGCATCGACGCACGCAATCTGTCCGGCGAGCTCAGTAACTTTGAAGACATCTACCGCAGCCTGCAGGATACCGGCGTGACCATCGAGGTCATTTACCTGGACGCCGATGAACAGTCCCTGCTCCAGCGATTTCACGCCACACGGCGCAAGCATCCTCTGAGCGACGACAGGACCTCACTGCGCGAAGCCATCGGCAACGAGAAAAAGCTGCTGGAACCCCTGTCGAAACTGGCCGACCTTTATATCGATACCACCGGGCTGTCCATGTACGAACTGAGGGACATGGTCAAGCAGCGGGTGGCCGGGCGACGTGAGCAGGAACTGGCGCTATTGTTCCAGTCTTTCGGCTTCAAGCACGGGGTGCCGCTGGACTCGGATTATGTGTTCGATGTCCGCTGTTTGCCCAATCCCTACTGGGACACCAGCCTGCGAAAATTCGTAGGCACCGACCAGCCTGTTATCGACTTCCTGGAAAAGGAACCCCTGAGCCGGAAAATGGTGGACGATCTGACCAGCTTCCTGGAAACCTGGTTGCCTTCCTTTGCCGACAGCAATCGCAGCTATATGACAATTTCCATCGGTTGTACCGGTGGCCAGCATCGCTCGGTTTACGTCTGCGAACAGCTGGGCCGTCATTTCTCGGGAAAGTACAGCAATGTCCAGGTCCGGCACACTGAACTTCCGCACTTGCAGAGCCGGGAAAGCTGA